A window from Thermomonas aquatica encodes these proteins:
- a CDS encoding chemotaxis protein CheW, producing MTDTAPIIRGVLIQVADARLLLPNATIAEVLSYADPEPIADAPDWLLGRIRWRGWQLPLVSFSRFTGIAEEKGGLGSKVIVLKALGGDAKHPFFALLTLGFPRLVTVTEAALGSEGDDASVPEGVLARVRLNEDDALLPDLAALEERIVEALAAAA from the coding sequence ATGACCGATACCGCACCGATCATCCGCGGCGTGCTCATCCAGGTTGCCGATGCGCGCCTGTTGCTGCCCAACGCGACCATCGCCGAAGTGCTGTCCTACGCCGATCCCGAACCGATCGCGGACGCGCCCGACTGGCTGCTCGGCCGCATCCGCTGGCGCGGCTGGCAGTTGCCGCTGGTGTCGTTCTCGCGCTTCACCGGGATCGCCGAGGAAAAGGGCGGCCTGGGCAGCAAGGTGATCGTGCTGAAGGCGCTGGGCGGCGATGCCAAGCATCCGTTCTTCGCCCTGCTGACCCTGGGCTTCCCGCGCCTGGTGACGGTGACCGAGGCTGCGCTGGGTTCGGAAGGCGATGACGCCTCGGTTCCGGAAGGCGTGCTCGCCCGCGTCCGGCTCAACGAGGACGACGCGTTGTTGCCCGACCTGGCCGCGCTCGAGGAACGGATCGTCGAAGCGCTGGCGGCGGCCGCCTAA
- a CDS encoding hybrid sensor histidine kinase/response regulator gives MTTALRDAIDHTALGWVKPEIDETLRQARLEIEAFAESPDDGERMRACAGYLHQVQGTLRMLELHAPAMVADEMEQLAGALRGGTTANRDEACAALMRGVVQLPDYLERLQGGHRDIPIVLLPLLNDLRSARGEAALSQDALPSLLQEPTEAELEHARGSLAGRNRALLDTVSAALKEDLLRVKDALDLHLRAGLSNPAELQPQAEALDRIGDTLGMIGLKSAEGVIQEQRSVLQGIASGARPPSESELLEVASALIYIDHSLDDQVTRLGQGDAVGGDDLLTQESRKVMGVLAREAAANFAEVRNAFVAFVETDWDHAALESVPRLLGEVGGAMRVLQLPEPAGYLEALRRYSHVELIGRKLVPGGRQLDTLADALAGMEYYLESLRDPLGQRLDLLEKTRGSLELLGYWPLPDAAEVEGAAQAEAEEAVAEVADVAEVAEPAAPVEAAVAEPVVVAVQAGAPALVAGFDNAGEEIDDEIREIFLEEFQEEIANLDALLPAWRLQPEDMDRMLPIRRVFHTLKGSGRLVGARTLGDFSWHVENMLNQVRDGKRPASHAVVAFVGQVREVLPQLHAALSGEAAVSVDLAAMQAVADRLAAGEDVLLGAAGDAAPAEAEAPAVEEAPAPAPAADTVAVQVDPVLLDILGAEVGGHLETVDAWLAQANAGDGSVNDGLLRAIHTLNGAFAMTEVPSVTAFTSPAEGYVKRLLAAGVPADADGVAAIGAVADAVRASTLALQQTPAQVPLYAALAATVAGLRDAQPEISLPFVSPAQLEAERLAAEEEEARQEAERLAAEQAEAERLAAEQAEAERLAAERAEAERLAAEEAARQETERLAEEEMARQEAARLADEEVTRLEAERLAAERAEAERVAAERLAAERLADAAAEAERAEAARIAAERAEAERLEAERIAAERAEAERQEAERLAAEEAARLEAERLEAERIAAEEAEAARIAAEQAEAERLEAERIAAEEAEAARLAAEQAEAERLEAERLAAERAEADRLEAERIAAARAEAERVEAVRLAAAKAEAERLEAERRAAEAAAAAKAREQAALAALLASATSAEDPDEALDMDGLDAELVDIFVEEGGDLLDHSDGLLAQLRSASEDRETMVGLQRDLHTLKGGARMAGIMPVGELGHAMETLLEAVVANRAELGKDGVPLLERGFDRLHGMITRVAARRAVGMPVGLIDEFNARAEAPLPVAAEAADDGLRFVPKPAEKIELKPLSAPIMAEGFGDDEDIGVRAPQEQVRIRADLLDRLVNYAGEVAIYRSRLEQQLGAFRGTAAEMEQTNIRLRDQLRRLDAETEAQIIARYQRAGDEGEESFDPLELDRFSTLQQLSRGLAESAADLQALHGSMEDLTRQYETLLLQQSRVSSELQEGLMRTRMVPFDALVPRLRRVIRQAAGETGKQAQLKLEGAQGELDRNVLERMTAPLEHMLRNAIAHGLETPDARRKAGKGEEGSIRVAVRREGSEVVLQVGDDGGGLNREAIRARAIERGLIKPDAVLGDSDLDVLILEPGFSTAESVSRLAGRGVGMDVVASEVRQLGGSLDIASRPGEGTTFTLRLPQTLAVTQAVFVKIGDVQYAVPIASVRGVGRISREDMAKPDAAYRYGGEDYALHDLGNLVGASATAKAEGQLQMPLLLVRSGELRAAVAIDQVLGNREIVVKSGGPQLASVPGIFGATIMGDGSVVVILDIAPLVRRRAAMPQDVVAEPQVVEQRRVPLVMVVDDSITMRKVTGRVLERHNYEVATAKDGLDALERMADVIPDLMLLDIEMPRMDGFELATAMKADPRMRDVPIIMITSRTGEKHRQRAMDLGVQRYLGKPYQEVELMRNVFELLGVERAGDGSAS, from the coding sequence ATGACCACGGCGTTGCGGGATGCCATCGACCACACCGCGCTCGGCTGGGTGAAGCCCGAGATCGACGAGACCCTGCGCCAGGCGCGGCTCGAGATCGAGGCCTTCGCCGAATCGCCCGACGACGGCGAGCGCATGCGCGCATGCGCCGGCTACCTGCACCAGGTGCAGGGCACCTTGCGGATGCTGGAACTGCATGCGCCGGCGATGGTCGCCGACGAGATGGAGCAACTGGCGGGCGCGTTGCGCGGCGGCACCACCGCCAACCGCGACGAGGCGTGCGCGGCGCTGATGCGCGGCGTGGTGCAGTTGCCGGATTACCTGGAACGCCTGCAGGGCGGGCACCGCGACATCCCGATCGTGCTGCTGCCGCTGCTCAACGACTTGCGCTCGGCGCGCGGCGAAGCCGCGCTCAGCCAGGATGCGTTGCCCAGCCTGCTGCAAGAGCCCACCGAGGCCGAACTGGAACATGCGCGCGGCAGCCTGGCCGGACGCAACCGCGCCCTGCTGGACACCGTCTCCGCGGCGTTGAAGGAAGACCTGCTGCGGGTCAAGGATGCGCTGGACCTGCATCTGCGCGCCGGCCTGAGCAACCCGGCCGAGCTGCAACCGCAGGCGGAGGCGCTGGATCGCATCGGCGACACCCTGGGCATGATCGGCCTGAAGTCGGCCGAGGGCGTGATCCAGGAGCAGCGCAGCGTGCTGCAGGGCATCGCCAGCGGCGCGCGCCCGCCGAGCGAAAGCGAGCTGCTGGAAGTCGCCAGTGCGCTGATCTACATCGACCATTCGCTGGACGACCAGGTCACCCGGCTCGGCCAGGGCGATGCGGTCGGCGGCGACGACCTGCTGACCCAGGAGTCGCGCAAGGTGATGGGCGTGCTGGCGCGCGAAGCAGCGGCCAATTTCGCCGAGGTGCGCAATGCCTTCGTGGCCTTCGTCGAAACCGACTGGGACCACGCCGCGCTCGAATCGGTGCCGCGCCTGCTGGGCGAGGTCGGCGGCGCGATGCGCGTGCTGCAGCTGCCGGAACCCGCCGGATACCTGGAGGCGCTGCGCCGCTACAGCCATGTCGAGCTGATCGGCAGGAAGCTGGTTCCGGGCGGCCGCCAGCTGGATACGCTGGCGGATGCGCTGGCCGGCATGGAGTACTACCTGGAGTCGCTGCGCGACCCGCTCGGCCAGCGCCTCGACCTGCTCGAAAAGACCCGCGGCAGCCTGGAACTGCTCGGCTACTGGCCGTTGCCGGATGCGGCGGAAGTCGAAGGCGCGGCGCAAGCTGAGGCCGAAGAGGCCGTTGCCGAAGTGGCCGATGTGGCCGAGGTCGCCGAACCGGCGGCGCCGGTCGAAGCGGCGGTGGCCGAACCCGTGGTGGTCGCGGTCCAGGCCGGCGCACCTGCGCTGGTGGCCGGCTTCGACAACGCCGGCGAGGAAATCGACGACGAGATCCGCGAGATCTTCCTGGAGGAATTCCAGGAAGAGATCGCCAACCTCGACGCGCTGCTGCCCGCCTGGCGCCTGCAGCCCGAGGACATGGATCGGATGCTGCCGATCCGCCGCGTGTTCCACACCCTCAAGGGCAGCGGCCGCCTGGTCGGTGCCCGCACCCTCGGCGATTTCAGCTGGCACGTCGAGAACATGCTGAACCAGGTGCGCGACGGCAAGCGGCCGGCCAGCCACGCGGTGGTCGCCTTCGTCGGCCAGGTGCGCGAGGTTCTGCCGCAGCTGCATGCGGCGTTGAGCGGCGAAGCCGCGGTCAGCGTCGACCTGGCGGCGATGCAGGCGGTCGCCGATCGCCTCGCCGCGGGCGAAGACGTGTTGCTCGGCGCCGCGGGCGATGCCGCCCCGGCCGAGGCCGAAGCGCCGGCGGTCGAAGAAGCCCCGGCCCCGGCACCCGCCGCGGATACCGTGGCGGTGCAGGTCGATCCGGTCCTGCTCGACATCCTCGGCGCCGAAGTCGGCGGCCACCTGGAAACCGTCGATGCCTGGCTGGCGCAGGCCAATGCCGGCGACGGCAGTGTCAACGATGGCCTGCTGCGCGCCATCCACACCCTCAATGGCGCCTTCGCGATGACCGAGGTGCCGTCGGTGACGGCCTTCACCTCGCCCGCGGAGGGCTACGTGAAGCGCCTGCTCGCCGCCGGCGTGCCGGCCGATGCCGATGGCGTCGCCGCGATCGGGGCGGTTGCCGACGCCGTGCGCGCCTCCACCCTGGCGCTGCAGCAGACCCCGGCGCAGGTGCCGTTGTATGCCGCGTTGGCCGCCACCGTGGCCGGCCTGCGCGACGCCCAGCCGGAAATCAGCCTGCCCTTCGTCAGCCCGGCCCAGCTCGAGGCCGAACGCCTGGCCGCCGAAGAAGAGGAGGCCCGCCAGGAAGCGGAGCGCCTTGCCGCCGAACAGGCGGAAGCCGAACGGCTGGCAGCGGAACAAGCGGAAGCCGAGCGCCTTGCCGCCGAACGGGCCGAAGCCGAGCGGCTTGCCGCGGAGGAAGCGGCGCGCCAGGAAACCGAGCGCCTCGCCGAAGAGGAAATGGCCAGGCAGGAAGCTGCGCGCCTTGCCGACGAGGAAGTCACGCGCCTGGAAGCCGAACGCCTCGCCGCGGAGCGCGCCGAAGCCGAACGCGTTGCGGCCGAGCGCCTGGCAGCCGAGCGGCTCGCCGATGCCGCCGCCGAGGCCGAGCGGGCCGAAGCCGCGCGGATCGCGGCGGAACGCGCGGAAGCCGAACGCCTGGAAGCGGAGCGCATCGCCGCCGAGCGCGCCGAAGCGGAGCGCCAGGAGGCCGAGCGCCTTGCCGCGGAAGAAGCGGCAAGGCTGGAAGCGGAACGGCTGGAAGCGGAACGCATCGCCGCCGAGGAAGCCGAGGCCGCGCGCATTGCCGCGGAACAGGCCGAGGCCGAACGCCTGGAAGCGGAACGCATCGCCGCCGAGGAAGCAGAAGCCGCGCGGCTTGCCGCGGAGCAGGCCGAAGCGGAACGCCTCGAAGCCGAGCGGCTTGCCGCCGAACGCGCGGAAGCAGACCGCCTGGAAGCCGAACGCATCGCCGCCGCCCGCGCCGAAGCGGAGCGTGTCGAAGCCGTGCGCCTCGCCGCCGCCAAGGCGGAAGCCGAACGCCTCGAGGCCGAACGCCGCGCCGCGGAAGCCGCGGCCGCCGCCAAGGCGCGCGAGCAGGCGGCATTGGCCGCCTTGCTGGCCAGCGCGACCTCGGCCGAGGATCCGGACGAAGCGCTCGACATGGACGGGCTGGACGCCGAGCTGGTCGACATCTTCGTCGAGGAAGGCGGCGACCTGCTCGACCATTCCGATGGCCTGCTGGCGCAGCTGCGCAGCGCATCGGAAGACCGCGAGACGATGGTCGGCCTGCAACGCGACCTGCACACCCTCAAGGGCGGTGCGCGCATGGCCGGCATCATGCCGGTGGGCGAACTCGGCCACGCCATGGAAACCCTGCTGGAAGCGGTGGTCGCCAACCGCGCCGAGCTCGGCAAGGACGGCGTGCCGCTGCTGGAACGCGGCTTCGACCGCCTGCACGGGATGATCACCCGCGTCGCCGCACGGCGTGCGGTGGGCATGCCGGTCGGCCTGATCGACGAGTTCAACGCGCGTGCGGAAGCGCCGCTGCCGGTGGCCGCGGAAGCCGCGGACGACGGCCTGCGCTTCGTGCCGAAGCCGGCCGAGAAAATCGAGCTCAAGCCGCTGTCGGCGCCGATCATGGCCGAGGGCTTCGGCGACGACGAGGACATCGGCGTGCGCGCGCCGCAGGAACAGGTGCGCATCCGCGCCGACCTGCTCGACCGCCTGGTGAACTACGCGGGCGAAGTGGCGATCTACCGTTCGCGCCTGGAGCAGCAGCTGGGCGCGTTCCGCGGCACCGCCGCGGAAATGGAACAGACCAACATCCGCCTGCGCGACCAGTTGCGCCGCCTCGACGCGGAAACCGAAGCGCAGATCATCGCCCGCTACCAGCGCGCCGGCGACGAGGGCGAGGAGTCGTTCGATCCGCTCGAGCTCGACCGTTTCAGCACCCTGCAGCAGCTCTCGCGCGGCCTCGCCGAATCGGCGGCCGACTTGCAGGCCCTGCACGGCTCGATGGAAGACCTGACCCGCCAGTACGAAACCCTGCTGCTGCAGCAGTCGCGGGTCAGTTCGGAACTGCAGGAAGGCCTCATGCGCACGCGCATGGTGCCGTTCGACGCGCTGGTGCCGCGCCTGCGCCGCGTGATCCGCCAGGCCGCGGGCGAAACCGGCAAGCAGGCCCAGCTCAAGCTGGAGGGCGCGCAGGGCGAACTCGACCGCAACGTGCTGGAGCGCATGACCGCGCCGCTGGAGCACATGCTCCGCAACGCGATCGCGCATGGCCTGGAAACCCCGGATGCGCGCCGCAAGGCGGGCAAGGGCGAGGAAGGCAGCATCCGCGTCGCGGTGCGCCGCGAAGGTTCGGAAGTGGTGCTGCAGGTCGGCGACGACGGCGGCGGCCTCAACCGCGAGGCGATCCGCGCGCGCGCGATCGAGCGCGGCCTGATCAAGCCGGATGCGGTGCTGGGCGATTCCGACCTCGACGTGCTGATCCTCGAGCCGGGCTTCTCCACCGCCGAATCGGTGAGCCGCCTGGCCGGTCGTGGCGTCGGCATGGACGTGGTCGCCAGCGAAGTGCGCCAGCTCGGCGGTTCGCTCGACATCGCCTCCCGCCCCGGCGAAGGCACCACCTTCACCCTGCGCCTGCCGCAGACGCTGGCGGTCACCCAGGCGGTGTTCGTCAAGATCGGCGACGTCCAGTACGCGGTGCCGATCGCCTCGGTGCGCGGCGTCGGCCGCATCAGCCGCGAGGACATGGCCAAGCCGGACGCGGCCTACCGCTACGGCGGCGAGGACTATGCGCTGCACGACCTCGGCAACCTCGTCGGCGCCAGCGCCACCGCCAAGGCCGAAGGCCAGCTGCAGATGCCGTTGCTGCTGGTGCGCTCTGGCGAGCTGCGCGCCGCGGTGGCGATCGACCAGGTGCTGGGCAACCGCGAAATCGTGGTGAAGTCCGGTGGCCCGCAATTGGCCTCGGTGCCGGGCATCTTCGGCGCGACCATCATGGGCGATGGCTCGGTGGTGGTGATCCTCGACATCGCGCCGCTGGTGCGCCGCCGCGCGGCGATGCCGCAGGACGTCGTGGCCGAGCCGCAGGTCGTCGAGCAGCGCCGCGTGCCGCTGGTGATGGTGGTCGACGACTCGATCACCATGCGCAAGGTCACCGGCCGCGTGCTGGAACGCCACAACTACGAAGTGGCGACCGCGAAGGACGGCCTCGACGCGCTGGAGCGCATGGCCGACGTGATCCCCGACCTGATGCTGCTCGACATCGAAATGCCGCGCATGGACGGCTTCGAGTTGGCGACGGCGATGAAGGCGGATCCGCGCATGCGCGATGTCCCGATCATCATGATCACCTCGCGCACCGGCGAGAAGCACCGCCAGCGCGCGATGGACCTCGGCGTGCAGCGCTACCTCGGCAAGCCGTACCAGGAAGTCGAGCTGATGCGCAACGTGTTCGAACTGCTCGGGGTCGAACGCGCGGGCGACGGTTCGGCGTCGTGA
- the bioA gene encoding adenosylmethionine--8-amino-7-oxononanoate transaminase, whose amino-acid sequence MSIHPTILDDTGRWRSRDLAVLWHPCTQMREHPDVLPLVPIERGEGAWLVGHDGRRYLDAVSSWWTNLFGHAEPRIAAAIARQAGTLEQVILAGFSHQPAVELAEKLLAIAPREADRAPLAKVFYSDNGSAGVEVALKMAFHWFRNRGEDRRTKFVALANGYHGETLGALAVGDVPLYRRVYAPLLAECLFAPSPDAYQCEPGETPAQRAERAAEGLRELLERHAGEICALILEPRVQCAGGMRMHDPLYLRRARDLCDAHGVFLIADEIAVGFGRTGTLFACEQAGVQPDLLCLSKGLTGGFLPLAAVLATQAIYDGFLDDSRERAFLHSHSYTGNPLACAAALASLAIFDSDDVLARNRITAARMTELSAPFAELPHVADVRQAGMILAFELTHGGDKRTPLDPALRIGLRAYRAALDRGVVLRPLGDILYWMPPYCIDDGQLQQLARVTREAIIEATACA is encoded by the coding sequence ATGTCGATTCACCCCACGATTCTAGACGACACGGGCCGCTGGCGTTCGCGCGACCTGGCCGTGCTCTGGCACCCGTGCACGCAGATGCGCGAGCACCCGGACGTCTTGCCGCTGGTGCCGATCGAGCGCGGCGAAGGCGCCTGGCTGGTCGGCCACGACGGCAGGCGTTACCTGGATGCCGTTTCGAGCTGGTGGACCAACCTGTTCGGCCATGCCGAGCCGCGCATCGCCGCGGCCATCGCGCGCCAGGCGGGCACGCTGGAGCAGGTGATCCTGGCCGGGTTCTCGCACCAGCCCGCCGTGGAACTGGCCGAGAAGCTGCTCGCCATCGCCCCGCGCGAAGCGGATCGCGCGCCGCTGGCGAAAGTGTTCTATTCCGACAACGGCTCGGCCGGGGTGGAAGTGGCGCTGAAGATGGCCTTCCACTGGTTCCGCAACCGCGGCGAGGACCGGCGCACCAAGTTCGTCGCGCTTGCAAACGGCTACCACGGCGAAACCCTGGGCGCGCTGGCGGTGGGCGATGTCCCGCTGTATCGCCGGGTGTACGCGCCGCTGCTGGCCGAATGCCTGTTCGCGCCTTCGCCCGACGCCTACCAGTGCGAACCCGGCGAGACGCCCGCGCAGCGCGCCGAGCGCGCCGCGGAAGGCCTGCGTGAACTGCTGGAACGCCACGCCGGCGAAATCTGCGCGCTGATCCTGGAGCCGCGCGTGCAGTGCGCCGGCGGCATGCGCATGCACGATCCGCTGTACCTGCGCCGCGCGCGCGACCTGTGCGATGCGCATGGCGTGTTCCTGATCGCGGACGAGATCGCGGTCGGTTTCGGCCGCACCGGCACGCTGTTCGCCTGCGAGCAGGCGGGCGTGCAGCCCGACCTGCTGTGCCTGTCCAAGGGTCTGACCGGCGGCTTCCTGCCGCTGGCGGCGGTGCTGGCGACGCAAGCGATCTACGACGGCTTCCTCGACGACTCGCGCGAGCGCGCCTTCCTGCATTCGCACAGCTACACCGGCAACCCGCTGGCCTGCGCGGCGGCGCTGGCCTCGCTGGCGATCTTCGACAGCGACGATGTGCTGGCGCGCAACCGCATTACGGCTGCGCGGATGACGGAACTGTCCGCGCCATTCGCGGAGCTTCCGCACGTGGCCGACGTGCGCCAGGCCGGGATGATTCTCGCCTTCGAGTTGACGCACGGCGGGGACAAGCGCACGCCGCTCGACCCCGCGTTGCGCATCGGCCTGCGCGCCTATCGCGCCGCGCTCGATCGAGGCGTGGTGCTGCGCCCGCTCGGCGACATCCTGTACTGGATGCCGCCGTACTGCATCGACGACGGACAACTGCAACAGCTCGCGCGGGTCACCCGCGAGGCGATCATCGAGGCCACCGCATGCGCCTGA
- the nudE gene encoding ADP compounds hydrolase NudE, with protein MSRKLPTIHGITEHDAGPYRMERLDLEFSNGERRKYERLHGRGHGAVAVVPMLDAETVLLVREYAAGVHRYELGLVKGRIDAGESPIEAANRELMEEAGYGARELTVLRELTLAPVYMSHATHLVLARDLYPQRLPGDEPEELEIVPWKLADIGELILREEFSEGRSVAALFIAREWLKQQG; from the coding sequence ATGAGCCGGAAGCTGCCCACCATCCACGGCATCACCGAGCACGATGCCGGGCCGTACCGCATGGAGCGGCTCGACCTGGAGTTCAGCAACGGCGAGCGCCGCAAGTACGAGCGCCTGCACGGGCGCGGCCACGGCGCGGTGGCGGTGGTGCCGATGCTGGATGCCGAGACCGTGCTGCTGGTGCGCGAATACGCGGCCGGCGTGCACCGTTACGAGCTCGGCCTGGTGAAGGGACGCATCGATGCCGGCGAGAGTCCGATCGAAGCGGCCAACCGCGAGCTGATGGAAGAGGCCGGCTACGGCGCGCGCGAGCTGACCGTGCTGCGCGAACTCACCCTGGCGCCGGTGTACATGAGCCATGCCACCCACCTGGTGCTGGCGCGCGACCTGTACCCGCAGCGCCTGCCCGGCGACGAGCCGGAGGAGCTGGAGATCGTGCCGTGGAAGCTGGCCGACATCGGCGAGCTGATCCTGCGCGAGGAATTCTCCGAAGGCCGCAGCGTGGCCGCGCTGTTCATCGCCCGCGAATGGCTGAAGCAGCAAGGATGA
- a CDS encoding 16S rRNA (uracil(1498)-N(3))-methyltransferase: MRLTRSHIDAMLQVGSEVTLPEDVAQHLLRVLRLEIGDACVLFNGDGHDYDARIVHLGKREARAEIVAARRIDNESPLRITLLQGIARGEKMDWILQKATELGIARVLPVESERSEVKLDAQRAAKRLAHWRGIVLSACEQSGRASVPEVAAPQPLAQGAGLRDGRGFILDPLADASLSSLRDASLQACTIAIGPEGGWSPRDRERLVAAGYEGLRLGPRVLRTETAGIAAIAALQALRGDLG, translated from the coding sequence ATGCGCCTGACCCGCAGCCACATCGACGCCATGTTGCAGGTCGGCAGCGAAGTGACGCTGCCGGAGGACGTGGCGCAGCACCTGCTGCGCGTACTGCGCCTCGAGATCGGCGACGCCTGCGTGCTGTTCAACGGCGACGGCCACGACTACGACGCCCGCATCGTCCACCTCGGCAAGCGCGAGGCGCGCGCGGAAATCGTGGCCGCGCGCCGCATCGACAACGAATCGCCGCTGCGGATCACCCTGCTGCAGGGCATCGCCCGCGGCGAGAAGATGGACTGGATCCTGCAGAAGGCGACCGAGCTCGGCATCGCCCGCGTGCTGCCGGTCGAAAGCGAACGCAGCGAGGTGAAGCTGGACGCGCAGCGCGCGGCCAAGCGGCTGGCGCATTGGCGCGGCATCGTGCTGTCCGCCTGCGAACAGAGCGGACGGGCGAGCGTGCCCGAGGTGGCCGCGCCGCAACCGTTGGCGCAGGGCGCGGGATTGCGCGACGGGCGCGGCTTCATCCTCGATCCGCTCGCGGACGCGTCGCTGTCGTCGCTGCGCGATGCATCGTTGCAGGCATGCACGATCGCGATCGGCCCCGAAGGCGGCTGGTCGCCGCGCGACCGCGAACGGCTGGTCGCGGCCGGTTACGAAGGACTCAGGCTGGGCCCGCGCGTGCTGCGCACCGAGACCGCCGGCATCGCCGCGATCGCGGCGCTGCAGGCCTTGCGCGGGGACCTGGGTTAG
- a CDS encoding chemotaxis protein CheB — protein MNARKRVVLLTRPGSARDRTEAAIAEAGADVAAVLDPGVASEADVRNAAPDAVLVILDPATEQALSKFDGVLADPALEIMFEEADVAAKREGWEAARWARHLGAKLYGHDDVLPRAKGSPLVADPNQRISSEDSRFRAEMEALQRQVAAMPELQHGRPAAPPVKSGAVVVAAGVGGPDAVRQLLGGLPAGFPRPVLLRQRIEGGQYDKLVRQMQRATQLHVALAQPGDPLQAGTVHVMPDGIDVQEAPTGLVFASVDGQPGFAALVPGDSAMLLLSGADPALVDRALALALAGGLALGQSADNCFDPAASNALVARGGAALGLAALPLKLLERWPA, from the coding sequence GTGAACGCACGCAAGCGCGTCGTGCTGCTGACGCGCCCGGGCAGCGCGCGCGACCGCACCGAGGCGGCGATCGCCGAAGCGGGCGCGGACGTGGCCGCGGTGCTCGATCCCGGCGTGGCGTCGGAGGCGGACGTGCGCAATGCCGCGCCCGACGCGGTGCTGGTGATCCTCGACCCGGCGACGGAGCAGGCGCTGTCGAAGTTCGACGGCGTGCTGGCCGATCCCGCGCTGGAGATCATGTTCGAGGAAGCCGACGTCGCCGCGAAGCGCGAAGGCTGGGAAGCCGCGCGCTGGGCGCGCCACCTCGGCGCCAAGCTGTACGGCCACGACGACGTGCTGCCGCGCGCGAAGGGCTCGCCCCTGGTGGCCGACCCGAACCAGCGCATCAGCAGCGAAGACAGCCGCTTCCGCGCCGAGATGGAGGCATTGCAGCGCCAGGTCGCGGCGATGCCGGAACTGCAGCATGGCCGCCCGGCTGCGCCGCCGGTGAAATCGGGCGCGGTGGTGGTCGCCGCCGGGGTCGGCGGTCCGGATGCGGTGCGCCAGTTGCTTGGCGGCCTCCCGGCCGGGTTCCCGCGGCCGGTCCTGCTCCGCCAGCGGATCGAAGGCGGCCAGTACGACAAGCTGGTGCGGCAGATGCAGCGCGCCACCCAGCTGCATGTCGCGCTGGCACAGCCCGGCGATCCGTTGCAGGCCGGCACCGTGCACGTCATGCCGGACGGCATCGATGTGCAGGAAGCGCCCACCGGGCTGGTCTTCGCGTCGGTCGACGGACAGCCCGGCTTCGCCGCATTGGTGCCCGGCGACAGCGCCATGCTGTTGCTCAGCGGCGCCGATCCGGCGCTGGTCGACCGCGCCCTCGCCCTGGCCCTGGCCGGTGGCTTGGCGCTCGGGCAATCGGCCGACAATTGTTTCGATCCGGCCGCCAGCAATGCGCTGGTGGCCCGCGGCGGCGCGGCCCTGGGCTTGGCGGCGCTTCCCCTCAAACTGCTCGAACGCTGGCCCGCCTGA